One genomic region from Anabaena sp. PCC 7108 encodes:
- a CDS encoding endonuclease/exonuclease/phosphatase family protein: MKIITINILFKLDHWPQRRELLIAGLKAENPDVIALQEVSLSEDTAAWIAEQLNIPHIYKVIPQEVAESDLPFGLAILSRYPIENTAALNLEHQGRIAQYAQIKLDNHKSIVICNGHYFWHPGSHQKRNKQIQMMLDWLSEFPETMPIISVGDFNGTPDTSGIKLIKEKYRSAYEVYHGNEPEYTCPTLLDHLDKISWRRRFKLFWRTLIFNKTWKRWQGTLDYIFINQHLQVKDCRITLNQPAANNRYLYPSDHFGIVADLEIVD; the protein is encoded by the coding sequence ATTATTAATAGCAGGACTCAAAGCTGAAAATCCTGATGTTATTGCATTACAAGAAGTGAGTTTATCAGAAGATACAGCCGCGTGGATTGCTGAACAATTAAATATTCCCCATATTTACAAAGTTATTCCCCAAGAAGTTGCAGAAAGTGATTTACCATTTGGGTTAGCTATTCTCAGTCGTTATCCGATTGAAAATACAGCAGCACTAAATTTAGAACATCAGGGAAGAATAGCCCAATATGCACAAATTAAGTTAGATAATCATAAATCAATAGTAATTTGTAATGGTCATTATTTTTGGCATCCAGGTTCACACCAAAAACGAAATAAGCAAATACAAATGATGTTAGATTGGTTATCAGAATTTCCTGAGACAATGCCAATTATATCAGTGGGAGATTTTAATGGTACTCCCGATACATCAGGAATTAAGTTAATTAAAGAAAAATATAGGTCAGCTTATGAAGTATATCATGGAAATGAGCCAGAATATACTTGTCCTACACTTTTAGATCATTTAGATAAGATTAGTTGGAGAAGAAGATTTAAGCTATTTTGGAGAACTTTAATTTTTAATAAAACTTGGAAACGCTGGCAGGGAACTTTAGATTATATTTTTATCAATCAACATTTACAAGTGAAAGATTGTCGAATAACTCTCAATCAACCAGCAGCAAATAATCGTTATCTTTATCCTTCTGATCATTTTGGCATTGTTGCTGATTTAGAGATTGTTGATTAA
- a CDS encoding polysaccharide deacetylase family protein, which yields MNEDNHQQNSNSSKKTSFPLSMFLLMVMIFPLLNPGYNPPTIPILGFHRIVSQSNIRKFQQLDMDYKKQEMEKLLEYLVVQDYWFLTSQDLYDFFITKSREVPYEYRNKNAIMLTFDDSYKTVYTNLLPILSKLEKKYGKKVKVVLFVNPGTLTNEDRVSSTHLGCRDLREGLQKGFFDIQSHGDNHKNLTEISQQEIVSELLLARIKLRKCTEDLDPEQNVASHLAYPYGAYNKQVEQYVNKYYLSAYLYNDKLLNYSCLKDNYKIPRLMVNGQKSSQELIEAIQKFSPNKKNIFKEQC from the coding sequence ATGAATGAAGATAATCATCAGCAAAATAGTAATTCTTCAAAAAAGACCTCCTTCCCTCTCAGTATGTTTTTATTAATGGTAATGATTTTTCCATTACTCAATCCAGGCTATAATCCACCAACTATACCTATTTTAGGCTTTCATCGAATAGTTTCTCAAAGTAATATTCGTAAATTTCAACAATTAGATATGGACTATAAAAAACAAGAAATGGAAAAATTATTAGAGTATTTAGTTGTTCAAGATTATTGGTTTTTAACTAGCCAAGATTTATATGATTTTTTTATCACTAAATCTAGAGAAGTCCCCTATGAGTATCGTAACAAAAATGCCATTATGTTGACATTTGATGACAGTTATAAAACAGTATACACAAATTTATTGCCTATTTTATCTAAACTGGAAAAGAAATATGGTAAAAAAGTCAAGGTAGTTTTGTTTGTCAATCCAGGTACGTTAACAAATGAGGATAGGGTCAGTTCAACTCACTTAGGATGTCGGGATTTAAGGGAGGGTTTGCAAAAAGGTTTTTTTGATATTCAATCTCATGGAGATAATCATAAAAATCTGACAGAAATTTCTCAGCAGGAAATAGTAAGCGAACTATTATTGGCTAGAATTAAACTCAGAAAATGTACAGAAGATTTAGACCCCGAACAAAATGTTGCATCTCATCTTGCTTATCCCTATGGTGCTTATAATAAACAAGTAGAGCAGTATGTAAATAAGTATTATTTATCTGCATATCTATATAATGATAAATTACTAAACTATAGTTGTTTAAAGGATAATTACAAAATTCCTAGATTAATGGTTAATGGACAAAAATCTAGTCAAGAGTTAATAGAAGCCATTCAAAAATTTTCGCCAAACAAGAAGAATATTTTTAAAGAGCAATGCTAG
- a CDS encoding Uma2 family endonuclease: MIKNLGLTQGKIIFPETMTLEEFFKLPYIEESPAWEYINGEAIQKPMGGGKHSLLQKRLVAVIDQLGTNYEAFPELRCTCGNRSVVPDVAVISINQIPLDDSGDIISSGIDFAPAWVIEILSPGRLSVE; the protein is encoded by the coding sequence ATGATAAAAAATCTTGGGTTAACACAAGGAAAAATTATTTTTCCAGAAACCATGACTCTAGAGGAGTTTTTTAAACTTCCCTATATTGAAGAATCACCTGCTTGGGAATATATTAATGGAGAAGCAATTCAAAAACCGATGGGTGGTGGTAAACACAGTCTTTTACAAAAGCGTTTAGTTGCAGTGATTGATCAATTGGGAACCAACTATGAAGCCTTTCCTGAATTGCGCTGTACCTGCGGTAATCGTTCAGTTGTTCCCGATGTGGCGGTAATTTCTATTAATCAAATACCGTTGGATGATAGTGGTGATATTATCAGCAGTGGTATTGATTTTGCACCCGCTTGGGTAATAGAAATTCTTTCTCCTGGTCGGTTATCGGTTGAGTGA
- the typA gene encoding translational GTPase TypA, translated as MTLPIRNVAIIAHVDHGKTTLVDALLKQSGIFREGEDVPDCVMDSNALERERGITILSKNTAVRYKETLINIVDTPGHADFGGEVERVLGMVDGCLLIVDANEGPMPQTRFVLKKALEKGLRPIVVINKIDRGQADPHVAVDKVLDLFLELGADEDQCDFKYLFASGMAGFAKETLEEEGVDMQPLFNAILRHVPAPVGDPNKPLQLQVTTLDYSEYLGRIIIGKIHNGTIRAGQQAALVVEDGSIVKGKITKLMGFEGLKRVDMEEATAGYIVAVAGFADAYIGETITDPNEPQALPLIKVDEPTLQMTFWVNDSPFAGQEGKLVTSRQIRDRLFRELETNVALRVEETDSPDKFLVSGRGELHLGILIETMRREGFEFQVSQPQVIYRTVNGQPCEPFELLALDVPADAVGSCIERLGQRKAEMQDMQPGGGDRTQLEFIVPARGLIGFRGEFMRMTRGEGIMNHSFLDYRPLSGDIEARNKGVLISFEEGVSTFYAMKNSEDRGAFFISPGTKVYRGMIIGEHNRPQDLELNVCKTKQLTNHRAAGGDELVQLQTPIDMSLERALEYIAQDELVEVTPESIRLRKMAKKLAKR; from the coding sequence ATGACGCTCCCAATTCGTAACGTCGCCATCATCGCTCACGTTGACCACGGTAAAACCACCTTGGTTGATGCTCTCCTCAAACAGTCCGGCATTTTCCGCGAAGGCGAAGACGTTCCGGATTGTGTCATGGACTCCAACGCTTTGGAGCGGGAACGAGGAATTACTATTCTTTCCAAAAATACAGCAGTCCGCTACAAAGAAACTCTGATCAATATAGTTGATACCCCTGGACACGCTGACTTCGGCGGAGAAGTAGAACGGGTACTCGGAATGGTTGACGGTTGTCTGCTCATTGTTGATGCCAATGAAGGACCAATGCCCCAAACCCGCTTTGTGTTGAAAAAAGCGTTGGAAAAAGGGCTGCGTCCTATTGTCGTAATTAATAAAATTGACCGTGGACAAGCTGACCCTCACGTGGCTGTTGATAAAGTCTTGGATCTGTTCTTAGAATTAGGTGCAGATGAAGACCAGTGCGACTTTAAATATCTATTCGCTTCCGGTATGGCTGGTTTCGCTAAAGAAACTTTGGAAGAGGAAGGGGTAGATATGCAGCCCCTATTTAATGCTATTCTCCGTCACGTCCCTGCACCAGTGGGAGATCCTAACAAACCGCTGCAATTGCAAGTTACCACCCTAGATTATTCTGAATATTTAGGACGGATCATCATTGGTAAAATCCATAACGGGACTATCCGCGCTGGACAACAAGCTGCTTTGGTAGTAGAAGATGGCAGCATTGTCAAGGGGAAAATTACTAAGCTGATGGGATTTGAAGGCTTGAAGCGGGTAGATATGGAAGAAGCTACCGCAGGTTATATTGTGGCTGTAGCTGGTTTTGCTGATGCTTACATTGGGGAAACCATTACAGATCCCAATGAACCCCAAGCTTTACCACTAATTAAAGTTGATGAACCAACTTTACAAATGACCTTCTGGGTGAATGATTCACCTTTTGCAGGTCAAGAAGGTAAGTTGGTGACTTCTCGCCAAATTCGCGATCGCTTATTCCGTGAATTAGAAACAAACGTAGCTTTGCGCGTTGAAGAAACCGACTCTCCCGATAAATTCCTAGTTTCTGGTCGTGGTGAATTACACTTAGGAATCTTAATCGAAACCATGCGTCGTGAAGGTTTCGAGTTCCAAGTATCTCAACCTCAAGTAATTTACCGCACAGTTAACGGTCAACCTTGCGAACCGTTTGAACTTCTGGCTTTAGACGTTCCCGCCGATGCAGTTGGTAGCTGTATTGAACGTTTGGGACAACGGAAAGCAGAAATGCAAGATATGCAGCCTGGTGGAGGCGATCGCACTCAACTAGAGTTTATCGTTCCCGCCCGTGGTTTGATTGGTTTCCGGGGTGAATTCATGCGGATGACTCGTGGTGAAGGCATCATGAACCACAGTTTCCTTGATTATCGTCCCTTATCAGGAGATATTGAAGCCCGTAACAAAGGCGTTTTAATCTCCTTTGAAGAAGGTGTTTCTACCTTCTACGCCATGAAAAACTCTGAAGATAGAGGCGCATTCTTTATCAGTCCAGGAACCAAGGTTTACAGAGGCATGATTATCGGTGAACATAATCGTCCTCAAGACTTGGAATTGAATGTTTGTAAAACCAAGCAGCTAACTAACCACCGTGCGGCTGGTGGTGATGAACTTGTCCAGTTACAAACACCGATAGACATGAGTTTGGAACGGGCGTTAGAGTACATCGCTCAAGATGAATTGGTGGAAGTTACACCTGAATCGATTCGTCTCCGCAAGATGGCGAAGAAGTTAGCAAAACGCTAA
- a CDS encoding caspase family protein — translation MCPRGITTSQSYQAQKTITAKLWLLLVGVNQYQDQKLPPLRYSAVDCQGLAEALTSATQQQFSQTEVVIFHDFTQELPLLSTVTTSLKQITATAQPLDTILCYFSGHGIIKPETQEAFLCLADTQKDNIQNTGLAVKELLQILDNSRAENQLIWLDACHSGGMTLKGINPTRQLLEILQQRAAKSKGFYALLSCDVNQQSWEFSELGHGVFTYYLIQALNGKSANAQGMISVDGIYNYVFHQTLQYIDKINQQLRLINQQKRGKGETQLFSEYPLQTPKRIVESVGELILGKIPKITASYPSRTALVIAGGSNTQIVLDFSKILASAGDFELQYLSYTVPKTSENVQTEIQELLNSTTEQQRTALLYLWGRLEETPTGEAALILLEEIHLSRSWLRQQLHRSQVTQQIIILDCPGADISVLQEWVEDLQIGTVKGQCIIAANSPKNNSEQFIEALSNTLKSVSQPSGLSVAGWITQLQVYLAGLLNLQIWLSGIQGVIEIIPATIGTRTQKSGLDLKICPYRGLRAFSEGDAQFFYGRESLTQQLINELGKKSFLAVVGASGSGKSSVVNAGLIAKLRLGKQLPGSDSWLIKSLRPGSLPLEALVQKLANIRTTENETSSSPHLLLEGMLYQGVEGFVYWLRNRPEPMIVLVIDQFEELFTLAPTEDRNKFLELILGALEYAPDRFKLVITLRADFISPCLEVPELANLLQNSSVLVPPKLSDDDYRRVIVNPAEQVGLKVEAGLVEILLQELNHSAGDLPLLEFVLEQLWEFRQEGELTLTAYQQQVEGIKGALERKAQAVYESLDKSAQECTRWIFLSLTQLGEGTEDTRRRVFKSELVVNKYPAALIDRTLQTLTAGKLVVVNVEEEIGSGKGTEIQPLPSTGLVTIEVAHEILIRHWSTLRWWLEENRSRLRSQRQIEQAASLWKHHHEQADFLLQGIRLAEAEEIYVKYTDELSQAVQHFIAACLEARKQQEFEQKKRLKQAQRAVAVISILGISASVLGGFAYFQKQAAEFREISALNASSTALLLSNQQLESVIASLKAGRELKSVFVPGKDIQIATAATLQQAIQQTQEINRLQGHSQQVNAVKFSPDGKKLASASDDKTVKIWDFQGKLITTFTGFENRVTAIHFSPDGKLLAVSEGHNIKIYTLDSRLIYELVGHTDNITDISFSHDGKLIVSSSLDKTIKLWRVNGTLIKTWNPDNGWVNTVSFSPDDKIIASGGEDNLVKLWQTNNGKLIKILSGHQGRITKVKFSPNGKYIASASGDKTIKLWDNQGELLQTLAGHSEQINSIDFSPDNQIISSASADNNIKFWRLDGSLLTTLKGHGEQVRDVSFSLDGKYIASASADKTIRFWQVILTPFLLEEYGLNEPQRRVHEVSRREERVRVASRREERRKKKEGSNQFQVEDINSVNFSKNRVLAAAGWDGKVSIWQKDQVTKFQAHKDIINAVSFSNDGKILATASADKTVKIWNSQNYQLLKTITGHQNRVTSISFSPDNQMLASGSADKTIKLWRLADGKLLKTFTGHTDEVTSVDFSPDSQMIVSGSFDNTVKLWRIDGTLVRDCIGHSLAISSVKFSPDGKIIAAASWDNSIKIWNVATGKLINTFSGHNDGVTSLSFTTDSQILASGSADHTIKLWNVETGALIKTLLGYPNQINSISFSSDNKILVSGGKNAGVMVWDLDLDDLLGRGCAKIKNYLQNNPNVREDERHICN, via the coding sequence ATGTGTCCACGCGGTATTACTACCAGTCAATCATATCAAGCTCAAAAAACAATCACTGCTAAACTGTGGTTGTTACTAGTAGGAGTGAACCAATATCAAGATCAAAAACTTCCTCCTTTGCGTTATTCAGCAGTTGATTGTCAGGGATTAGCTGAAGCTTTAACTAGTGCTACTCAGCAGCAATTTTCCCAAACAGAAGTGGTAATTTTTCATGATTTTACTCAAGAATTGCCACTTTTATCAACTGTTACTACCAGTTTAAAACAAATTACTGCTACTGCTCAACCACTAGATACAATTCTCTGTTATTTTTCTGGTCATGGGATCATAAAACCAGAGACACAGGAAGCATTTTTATGTTTAGCAGATACCCAAAAAGATAACATTCAAAATACAGGGTTAGCTGTTAAAGAACTATTACAAATATTAGACAATAGTCGAGCAGAAAATCAGTTGATTTGGCTTGATGCTTGTCATAGCGGTGGAATGACCCTAAAAGGGATAAACCCTACACGGCAATTACTAGAAATACTACAACAACGTGCAGCCAAAAGTAAAGGTTTTTATGCCTTACTTTCATGTGACGTAAACCAGCAATCCTGGGAATTTAGCGAACTAGGACATGGAGTATTTACTTATTATTTAATTCAGGCTTTAAATGGGAAATCTGCAAATGCACAAGGAATGATTTCTGTTGATGGAATTTACAATTATGTTTTTCACCAAACTTTACAATATATAGATAAAATTAATCAGCAATTACGGTTAATTAATCAGCAAAAAAGAGGCAAAGGAGAAACTCAGCTTTTTAGTGAATATCCACTACAAACGCCGAAGCGAATTGTGGAAAGTGTCGGAGAATTAATTTTAGGGAAAATTCCCAAAATTACTGCATCTTATCCTTCCAGAACTGCGTTAGTAATTGCCGGAGGTAGTAACACACAAATAGTACTAGATTTTAGTAAAATATTGGCTAGTGCTGGAGATTTTGAGCTACAGTATTTATCTTATACAGTACCGAAAACATCTGAAAATGTGCAGACAGAAATTCAAGAACTTTTAAATTCAACTACTGAACAACAGCGCACAGCTTTGTTATATTTGTGGGGAAGATTAGAGGAAACTCCCACAGGTGAAGCAGCATTAATTTTATTAGAAGAAATACATTTGAGTCGTTCTTGGTTGCGTCAACAGTTACACCGTTCTCAAGTTACTCAACAAATCATTATTTTAGATTGTCCAGGGGCTGATATTTCGGTTCTTCAAGAATGGGTAGAAGATTTACAAATTGGTACTGTAAAAGGACAATGTATTATTGCTGCAAACTCTCCGAAAAATAATTCTGAACAATTTATAGAAGCACTCAGTAATACTTTAAAATCAGTATCTCAACCCTCTGGTTTATCGGTAGCTGGTTGGATTACTCAATTACAAGTATATCTAGCTGGGCTGTTAAATTTGCAAATTTGGCTTTCAGGTATACAGGGAGTCATAGAAATAATTCCCGCAACTATTGGTACACGAACTCAAAAATCAGGATTAGATTTAAAAATTTGTCCTTACCGAGGTTTACGCGCTTTTAGCGAAGGAGACGCACAGTTTTTTTATGGCCGAGAATCTTTAACTCAACAATTAATTAATGAATTAGGAAAGAAATCTTTTTTGGCTGTAGTCGGTGCTTCTGGTAGTGGTAAGTCTTCTGTAGTTAATGCAGGATTAATTGCTAAATTACGTTTAGGTAAACAACTTCCTGGGAGTGATTCTTGGTTGATAAAAAGTTTACGCCCTGGTTCACTTCCTTTAGAAGCCTTAGTACAGAAACTTGCAAATATACGAACTACAGAAAATGAAACTTCTAGTTCTCCACACCTCTTGTTAGAAGGAATGTTATATCAAGGTGTAGAAGGTTTTGTTTATTGGTTACGTAACAGACCAGAACCAATGATAGTTTTGGTAATTGACCAATTTGAAGAATTATTTACTCTTGCACCAACTGAAGATAGAAACAAATTTTTAGAATTGATTTTGGGGGCGTTAGAATATGCACCGGATAGGTTTAAATTAGTAATTACTTTAAGGGCTGATTTTATTTCTCCTTGTTTAGAAGTTCCAGAATTAGCTAATTTATTACAAAATTCTAGTGTTTTAGTTCCACCAAAATTGAGTGATGATGATTATCGCCGTGTTATTGTTAACCCAGCAGAACAAGTAGGTTTAAAAGTAGAAGCGGGACTGGTAGAAATTTTGTTACAGGAATTAAATCATTCCGCAGGAGATTTACCACTTTTAGAATTTGTGTTGGAACAGTTGTGGGAATTTCGTCAAGAGGGTGAGTTAACTTTAACGGCTTATCAGCAGCAAGTAGAAGGAATTAAAGGTGCGTTGGAAAGAAAAGCACAAGCAGTTTATGAAAGTTTAGATAAGTCGGCGCAAGAGTGTACCCGCTGGATTTTTCTGTCATTAACCCAATTGGGAGAAGGAACGGAAGATACCAGACGCAGGGTTTTTAAATCTGAGTTGGTGGTGAACAAATATCCCGCAGCTTTGATAGATAGAACTCTGCAAACTTTAACTGCGGGAAAATTGGTAGTGGTGAATGTAGAAGAGGAGATAGGAAGTGGAAAAGGTACAGAGATACAACCGCTTCCCTCAACGGGTTTGGTGACAATTGAAGTAGCCCATGAAATTTTGATTCGTCATTGGTCAACATTACGCTGGTGGTTGGAGGAAAATCGTAGTAGACTGCGATCGCAACGCCAAATTGAACAAGCTGCTAGTTTATGGAAACATCACCACGAACAAGCTGATTTTTTGTTACAGGGTATTCGTTTGGCTGAAGCTGAAGAAATATATGTTAAATATACAGATGAATTATCTCAAGCTGTCCAACACTTTATTGCTGCTTGTTTAGAAGCTAGAAAACAACAAGAATTTGAGCAAAAAAAGCGCCTCAAACAAGCACAAAGGGCTGTCGCAGTTATTAGTATTTTAGGAATTTCTGCTAGTGTTTTAGGTGGTTTTGCATATTTCCAAAAACAAGCAGCCGAGTTTCGAGAAATTTCGGCTTTGAATGCTTCATCAACAGCATTATTATTATCTAATCAACAATTAGAATCTGTAATTGCTAGTCTGAAAGCTGGACGAGAACTTAAATCAGTTTTTGTACCAGGGAAGGATATTCAAATCGCAACTGCGGCTACTTTACAACAAGCTATTCAGCAAACTCAAGAAATAAATCGTTTGCAAGGTCATAGTCAACAAGTTAATGCAGTTAAGTTTAGCCCAGATGGTAAAAAATTGGCTTCTGCAAGTGATGATAAAACGGTAAAAATTTGGGATTTTCAGGGAAAGTTAATCACAACTTTTACAGGTTTTGAAAATAGAGTTACAGCAATTCATTTTAGTCCAGATGGTAAGTTATTGGCTGTTAGTGAAGGTCATAATATTAAAATCTACACTCTTGATAGTAGGTTAATTTATGAATTAGTTGGACATACTGATAATATTACTGATATCAGTTTTAGCCATGATGGTAAATTAATTGTTTCTAGTAGTTTAGATAAAACGATTAAATTATGGCGTGTTAATGGTACTTTAATTAAAACATGGAATCCTGATAATGGTTGGGTAAATACTGTTAGCTTTAGTCCTGATGACAAAATTATTGCTTCTGGTGGTGAAGATAATTTGGTCAAACTTTGGCAAACTAACAATGGTAAGCTAATTAAAATTTTATCTGGACATCAAGGACGTATTACTAAAGTTAAATTTAGCCCCAATGGTAAATATATCGCTTCTGCTAGTGGTGATAAAACTATTAAACTTTGGGATAATCAAGGTGAATTATTACAAACTTTAGCAGGACATAGTGAACAAATAAATAGTATTGATTTTAGCCCAGATAATCAAATTATATCTTCTGCCTCTGCTGATAATAATATCAAATTTTGGCGTTTAGATGGTAGTTTATTAACTACTTTGAAAGGTCATGGTGAACAAGTTAGAGATGTGAGTTTTAGTCTAGATGGTAAATATATCGCTTCTGCAAGTGCTGATAAAACTATTAGATTCTGGCAAGTAATACTTACTCCTTTTCTATTAGAAGAATATGGATTAAATGAACCGCAAAGACGCGTTCACGAAGTGTCTCGAAGAGAAGAGCGCGTTCGCGTAGCGTCTCGAAGAGAAGAAAGAAGAAAGAAGAAAGAAGGGAGTAATCAATTTCAAGTTGAGGATATTAATAGTGTGAATTTTAGTAAAAATAGAGTCCTTGCTGCTGCTGGTTGGGATGGAAAAGTGAGCATTTGGCAAAAAGATCAGGTTACTAAATTTCAAGCTCATAAAGATATTATCAATGCAGTAAGTTTTAGTAATGATGGTAAAATCTTAGCCACCGCAAGTGCTGATAAAACTGTTAAAATCTGGAATTCTCAAAATTATCAACTCCTGAAAACAATTACCGGACATCAAAACCGAGTTACAAGTATTAGTTTTAGTCCAGATAATCAAATGCTTGCTTCTGGTAGTGCTGACAAAACCATTAAACTTTGGCGTTTAGCTGATGGTAAATTATTAAAAACATTCACAGGACATACTGATGAAGTGACAAGTGTTGATTTTAGTCCTGACAGTCAAATGATAGTTTCTGGTAGTTTTGATAATACGGTAAAA